The Triticum dicoccoides isolate Atlit2015 ecotype Zavitan chromosome 6A, WEW_v2.0, whole genome shotgun sequence genome has a window encoding:
- the LOC119317064 gene encoding protein FAR1-RELATED SEQUENCE 6-like isoform X3: MDRTLAFQKLAWCSITTWRSTDSTVGGRPRYEPKFRKRASSTTNCPARIRVKLWGDKLLHVELANLDHNHPVSPAMARFLNSYKQLSGPAKRRLRMGGPGAMPVEEPSKMPVDKLGALEELLFGESKNHSFVERGRLKLQPGDSEALRLFFTRMQAKNANFFNVIDLDDEGCVRNVFWADAWSRAMYEYYNDAITLDTSYVVSKHDMPLVTFLGVNHHGQSVLLGCGLLSDETAETYTWLFKAWVACMSGNLPKAIITDQCRGIQSAVAEVVPGVRHRICLHQIMKKAAEQLSGLSEYKAISKALQKAAYDSLTVDEFEGEWSTLITYNGLQGHDWLRSLYECRFSWVPIFLKDAFWAGMSATQRSETITPFFEGYVDLKTSLKQFLGKYEMILQSKYEKEAQADFETFHKQRPPVSKFYMEEQLSKVYTHNMFKKLQDEIEAIMYCHVSLMNGDGPISTFNVKECIFLEDGKRTMSKIFAVTYNTEEKDITCICGGFQFSGILCRHSLSVLKFQQVREVPSQYVLDRWKKDFRQLHVMGRLSSDVVPDNRVDRYDYLSMRCLQLVDSAVLSDKYRLALRLVREVEKFLLNSNTHDDTQPRIKSRIPKVKPNTVTGQNLVNVVTDNGNGGPKGPEASASAQASQIQKGVAEKAVVPAGYIGVPANVQQFMGNQAAMRPSIVYMVPSGVDPQAFGNGVLMPVMYQQMFQIPQQPNGAAQDTLANGKRKRPRAQKPTETSHQSNGTSGPAAG, translated from the exons ATGGACAGGACATTGGCATTCCAGAAGTTGGCATGGTGTTCAATAACCACATGGAGGTCAACCGATTCTACCGTAG GAGGGCGTCCACGTTATGAGCCTAAGTTCAGGAAGCGGGCCTCATCAACCACCAATTGCCCAGCAAGGATCCGTGTGAAGTTATGGGGAGACAAATTGTTGCATGTAGAGTTGGCAAACCTTGATCACAATCATCCTGTGAGCCCAGCAATGGCAAGGTTCTTGAACTCTTATAAGCAGCTTTCTGGCCCTGCGAAGAGGCGGCTGCGTATGGGTGGACCTGGAGCTATGCCAGTTGAAGAGCCAAGCAAGATGCCTGTTGATAAGTTGGGTGCACTCGAGGAACTTCTGTTTGGAGAGAGCAAGAACCATAGTTTTGTTGAGAGGGGCCGTTTGAAGCTCCAACCTGGAGATTCAGAAGCACTTCGACTTTTCTTTACCCGAATGCAGGCCAAAAATGCAAACTTTTTCAATGTTATCGACTTGGATGATGAAGGCTGTGTCAGGAATGTTTTTTGGGCGGATGCATGGTCAAGAGCCATGTATGAGTATTATAATGACGCTATCACCCTTGACACTTCCTATGTGGTTAGTAAACATGATATGCCTCTTGTGACTTTTCTTGGGGTGAATCATCATGGCCAATCTGTCTTGTTGGGTTGTGGCCTGCTCTCTGATGAAACAGCAGAAACCTATACGTGGCTGTTTAAGGCGTGGGTAGCATGCATGTCTGGCAACCTTCCAAAGGCTATCATCACTGACCAATGCAGGGGCATCCAGAGTGCAGTTGCTGAGGTTGTTCCTGGAGTTCGCCATAGAATATGCTTGCATCAGATAATGAAGAAGGCGGCAGAGCAATTAAGTGGGCTATCAGAGTACAAAGCTATCAGCAAGGCATTGCAAAAGGCTGCATATGATTCTTTAACAGTAGATGAGTTTGAAGGTGAATGGAGTACTTTGATCACATACAATGGGCTTCAGGGTCATGACTGGTTAAGATCACTTTATGAGTGCAGATTTTCATGGGTTCCTATCTTTCTTAAAGATGCTTTTTGGGCAGGAATGTCTGCTACACAAAGAAGTGAAACTATCACTCCTTTCTTTGAAGGGTATGTTGATTTgaaaacctctttgaagcaatttcTTGGTAAGTATGAGATGATTTTGCAGAGCAAATACGAGAAAGAAGCCCAAGCAGATTTTGAGACATTTCATAAGCAACGTCCACCTGTTTCAAAATTCTATATGGAAGAACAGCTCTCAAAGGTATACACCCATAACATGTTCAAGAAGTTGCAAGATGAGATTGAAGCCATTATGTACTGCCATGTATCTTTGATGAATGGTGATGGGCCCATCTCCACATTTAATGTCAAGGAATGTATTTTCCTTGAAGATGGTAAAAGGACTATGAGCAAGATTTTTGCAGTTACTTATAACACAGAGGAAAAGGATATAACTTGTATATGTGGAGGTTTCCAATTTAGCGGCATATTATGTAGGCATAGTCTCTCCGTGCTCAAGTTTCAACAGGTTCGTGAAGTTCCTTCACAGTATGTTCTTGATAGGTGGAAAAAGGATTTTAGACAGTTACATGTGATGGGACGACTTTCAAGTGATGTTGTTCCCGACAATCGTGTGGATAGATATGACTATTTGTCGATGAGATGCCTGCAGCTTGTTGACTCTGCAGTCCTGTCAGATAAGTATCGCCTTGCTTTGAGGCTGGTGAGAGAGGTTGAGAAGTTCTTATTAAATAGCAATACACATGATGATACACAGCCAAGGATCAAGTCTCGCATTCCTAAAGTAAAACCAAATACAGTGACTGGTCAAAATTTGGTGAATGTCGTTACTGACAATGGGAATGGTGGGCCCAAAGGACCAGAG GCTTCTGCATCAGCGCAAGCATCACAAATCCAGAAG GGAGTAGCAGAAAAGGCTGTAGTTCCTGCTGGTTACATTGGTGTGCCAGCTAACGTCCAGCAATTCATGGGCAATCAAGCTGCAATGCGCCCAAGTATTGTTTACATGGTTCCG AGTGGCGTTGACCCTCAGGCATTTGGAAATGGTGTTTTGATGCCAGTGATGTACCAGCAGATGTTCCAG ATACCTCAGCAGCCAAACGGAGCCGCGCAAGACACATTAGCAAACGGTAAAAGGAAGCGACCCCGTGCCCAGAAGCCAACAGAGACATCTCATCAGTCAAATGGAACCTCAGGACCTGCAGCTGGCTAA
- the LOC119317064 gene encoding protein FAR1-RELATED SEQUENCE 6-like isoform X1, producing METEGAVPPPKNPRRPRRRDLNALDPYLEESDGQDIGIPEVGMVFNNHMEVNRFYRRYARRVGFGVSVRRSSFSQEGTCLYLELMCCKGGRPRYEPKFRKRASSTTNCPARIRVKLWGDKLLHVELANLDHNHPVSPAMARFLNSYKQLSGPAKRRLRMGGPGAMPVEEPSKMPVDKLGALEELLFGESKNHSFVERGRLKLQPGDSEALRLFFTRMQAKNANFFNVIDLDDEGCVRNVFWADAWSRAMYEYYNDAITLDTSYVVSKHDMPLVTFLGVNHHGQSVLLGCGLLSDETAETYTWLFKAWVACMSGNLPKAIITDQCRGIQSAVAEVVPGVRHRICLHQIMKKAAEQLSGLSEYKAISKALQKAAYDSLTVDEFEGEWSTLITYNGLQGHDWLRSLYECRFSWVPIFLKDAFWAGMSATQRSETITPFFEGYVDLKTSLKQFLGKYEMILQSKYEKEAQADFETFHKQRPPVSKFYMEEQLSKVYTHNMFKKLQDEIEAIMYCHVSLMNGDGPISTFNVKECIFLEDGKRTMSKIFAVTYNTEEKDITCICGGFQFSGILCRHSLSVLKFQQVREVPSQYVLDRWKKDFRQLHVMGRLSSDVVPDNRVDRYDYLSMRCLQLVDSAVLSDKYRLALRLVREVEKFLLNSNTHDDTQPRIKSRIPKVKPNTVTGQNLVNVVTDNGNGGPKGPEASASAQASQIQKGVAEKAVVPAGYIGVPANVQQFMGNQAAMRPSIVYMVPSGVDPQAFGNGVLMPVMYQQMFQIPQQPNGAAQDTLANGKRKRPRAQKPTETSHQSNGTSGPAAG from the exons GATCCATATTTAGAGGAATCTGATGGACAGGACATTGGCATTCCAGAAGTTGGCATGGTGTTCAATAACCACATGGAGGTCAACCGATTCTACCGTAGGTATGCCCGTCGTGTTGGTTTTGGTGTCTCGGTTAGGAGGTCCTCGTTCTCACAAGAAGGCACCTGCTTATATCTCGAGCTGATGTGCTGTAAAGGAGGGCGTCCACGTTATGAGCCTAAGTTCAGGAAGCGGGCCTCATCAACCACCAATTGCCCAGCAAGGATCCGTGTGAAGTTATGGGGAGACAAATTGTTGCATGTAGAGTTGGCAAACCTTGATCACAATCATCCTGTGAGCCCAGCAATGGCAAGGTTCTTGAACTCTTATAAGCAGCTTTCTGGCCCTGCGAAGAGGCGGCTGCGTATGGGTGGACCTGGAGCTATGCCAGTTGAAGAGCCAAGCAAGATGCCTGTTGATAAGTTGGGTGCACTCGAGGAACTTCTGTTTGGAGAGAGCAAGAACCATAGTTTTGTTGAGAGGGGCCGTTTGAAGCTCCAACCTGGAGATTCAGAAGCACTTCGACTTTTCTTTACCCGAATGCAGGCCAAAAATGCAAACTTTTTCAATGTTATCGACTTGGATGATGAAGGCTGTGTCAGGAATGTTTTTTGGGCGGATGCATGGTCAAGAGCCATGTATGAGTATTATAATGACGCTATCACCCTTGACACTTCCTATGTGGTTAGTAAACATGATATGCCTCTTGTGACTTTTCTTGGGGTGAATCATCATGGCCAATCTGTCTTGTTGGGTTGTGGCCTGCTCTCTGATGAAACAGCAGAAACCTATACGTGGCTGTTTAAGGCGTGGGTAGCATGCATGTCTGGCAACCTTCCAAAGGCTATCATCACTGACCAATGCAGGGGCATCCAGAGTGCAGTTGCTGAGGTTGTTCCTGGAGTTCGCCATAGAATATGCTTGCATCAGATAATGAAGAAGGCGGCAGAGCAATTAAGTGGGCTATCAGAGTACAAAGCTATCAGCAAGGCATTGCAAAAGGCTGCATATGATTCTTTAACAGTAGATGAGTTTGAAGGTGAATGGAGTACTTTGATCACATACAATGGGCTTCAGGGTCATGACTGGTTAAGATCACTTTATGAGTGCAGATTTTCATGGGTTCCTATCTTTCTTAAAGATGCTTTTTGGGCAGGAATGTCTGCTACACAAAGAAGTGAAACTATCACTCCTTTCTTTGAAGGGTATGTTGATTTgaaaacctctttgaagcaatttcTTGGTAAGTATGAGATGATTTTGCAGAGCAAATACGAGAAAGAAGCCCAAGCAGATTTTGAGACATTTCATAAGCAACGTCCACCTGTTTCAAAATTCTATATGGAAGAACAGCTCTCAAAGGTATACACCCATAACATGTTCAAGAAGTTGCAAGATGAGATTGAAGCCATTATGTACTGCCATGTATCTTTGATGAATGGTGATGGGCCCATCTCCACATTTAATGTCAAGGAATGTATTTTCCTTGAAGATGGTAAAAGGACTATGAGCAAGATTTTTGCAGTTACTTATAACACAGAGGAAAAGGATATAACTTGTATATGTGGAGGTTTCCAATTTAGCGGCATATTATGTAGGCATAGTCTCTCCGTGCTCAAGTTTCAACAGGTTCGTGAAGTTCCTTCACAGTATGTTCTTGATAGGTGGAAAAAGGATTTTAGACAGTTACATGTGATGGGACGACTTTCAAGTGATGTTGTTCCCGACAATCGTGTGGATAGATATGACTATTTGTCGATGAGATGCCTGCAGCTTGTTGACTCTGCAGTCCTGTCAGATAAGTATCGCCTTGCTTTGAGGCTGGTGAGAGAGGTTGAGAAGTTCTTATTAAATAGCAATACACATGATGATACACAGCCAAGGATCAAGTCTCGCATTCCTAAAGTAAAACCAAATACAGTGACTGGTCAAAATTTGGTGAATGTCGTTACTGACAATGGGAATGGTGGGCCCAAAGGACCAGAG GCTTCTGCATCAGCGCAAGCATCACAAATCCAGAAG GGAGTAGCAGAAAAGGCTGTAGTTCCTGCTGGTTACATTGGTGTGCCAGCTAACGTCCAGCAATTCATGGGCAATCAAGCTGCAATGCGCCCAAGTATTGTTTACATGGTTCCG AGTGGCGTTGACCCTCAGGCATTTGGAAATGGTGTTTTGATGCCAGTGATGTACCAGCAGATGTTCCAG ATACCTCAGCAGCCAAACGGAGCCGCGCAAGACACATTAGCAAACGGTAAAAGGAAGCGACCCCGTGCCCAGAAGCCAACAGAGACATCTCATCAGTCAAATGGAACCTCAGGACCTGCAGCTGGCTAA
- the LOC119317064 gene encoding protein FAR1-RELATED SEQUENCE 6-like isoform X2, which translates to MMVNPDPYLEESDGQDIGIPEVGMVFNNHMEVNRFYRRYARRVGFGVSVRRSSFSQEGTCLYLELMCCKGGRPRYEPKFRKRASSTTNCPARIRVKLWGDKLLHVELANLDHNHPVSPAMARFLNSYKQLSGPAKRRLRMGGPGAMPVEEPSKMPVDKLGALEELLFGESKNHSFVERGRLKLQPGDSEALRLFFTRMQAKNANFFNVIDLDDEGCVRNVFWADAWSRAMYEYYNDAITLDTSYVVSKHDMPLVTFLGVNHHGQSVLLGCGLLSDETAETYTWLFKAWVACMSGNLPKAIITDQCRGIQSAVAEVVPGVRHRICLHQIMKKAAEQLSGLSEYKAISKALQKAAYDSLTVDEFEGEWSTLITYNGLQGHDWLRSLYECRFSWVPIFLKDAFWAGMSATQRSETITPFFEGYVDLKTSLKQFLGKYEMILQSKYEKEAQADFETFHKQRPPVSKFYMEEQLSKVYTHNMFKKLQDEIEAIMYCHVSLMNGDGPISTFNVKECIFLEDGKRTMSKIFAVTYNTEEKDITCICGGFQFSGILCRHSLSVLKFQQVREVPSQYVLDRWKKDFRQLHVMGRLSSDVVPDNRVDRYDYLSMRCLQLVDSAVLSDKYRLALRLVREVEKFLLNSNTHDDTQPRIKSRIPKVKPNTVTGQNLVNVVTDNGNGGPKGPEASASAQASQIQKGVAEKAVVPAGYIGVPANVQQFMGNQAAMRPSIVYMVPSGVDPQAFGNGVLMPVMYQQMFQIPQQPNGAAQDTLANGKRKRPRAQKPTETSHQSNGTSGPAAG; encoded by the exons GATCCATATTTAGAGGAATCTGATGGACAGGACATTGGCATTCCAGAAGTTGGCATGGTGTTCAATAACCACATGGAGGTCAACCGATTCTACCGTAGGTATGCCCGTCGTGTTGGTTTTGGTGTCTCGGTTAGGAGGTCCTCGTTCTCACAAGAAGGCACCTGCTTATATCTCGAGCTGATGTGCTGTAAAGGAGGGCGTCCACGTTATGAGCCTAAGTTCAGGAAGCGGGCCTCATCAACCACCAATTGCCCAGCAAGGATCCGTGTGAAGTTATGGGGAGACAAATTGTTGCATGTAGAGTTGGCAAACCTTGATCACAATCATCCTGTGAGCCCAGCAATGGCAAGGTTCTTGAACTCTTATAAGCAGCTTTCTGGCCCTGCGAAGAGGCGGCTGCGTATGGGTGGACCTGGAGCTATGCCAGTTGAAGAGCCAAGCAAGATGCCTGTTGATAAGTTGGGTGCACTCGAGGAACTTCTGTTTGGAGAGAGCAAGAACCATAGTTTTGTTGAGAGGGGCCGTTTGAAGCTCCAACCTGGAGATTCAGAAGCACTTCGACTTTTCTTTACCCGAATGCAGGCCAAAAATGCAAACTTTTTCAATGTTATCGACTTGGATGATGAAGGCTGTGTCAGGAATGTTTTTTGGGCGGATGCATGGTCAAGAGCCATGTATGAGTATTATAATGACGCTATCACCCTTGACACTTCCTATGTGGTTAGTAAACATGATATGCCTCTTGTGACTTTTCTTGGGGTGAATCATCATGGCCAATCTGTCTTGTTGGGTTGTGGCCTGCTCTCTGATGAAACAGCAGAAACCTATACGTGGCTGTTTAAGGCGTGGGTAGCATGCATGTCTGGCAACCTTCCAAAGGCTATCATCACTGACCAATGCAGGGGCATCCAGAGTGCAGTTGCTGAGGTTGTTCCTGGAGTTCGCCATAGAATATGCTTGCATCAGATAATGAAGAAGGCGGCAGAGCAATTAAGTGGGCTATCAGAGTACAAAGCTATCAGCAAGGCATTGCAAAAGGCTGCATATGATTCTTTAACAGTAGATGAGTTTGAAGGTGAATGGAGTACTTTGATCACATACAATGGGCTTCAGGGTCATGACTGGTTAAGATCACTTTATGAGTGCAGATTTTCATGGGTTCCTATCTTTCTTAAAGATGCTTTTTGGGCAGGAATGTCTGCTACACAAAGAAGTGAAACTATCACTCCTTTCTTTGAAGGGTATGTTGATTTgaaaacctctttgaagcaatttcTTGGTAAGTATGAGATGATTTTGCAGAGCAAATACGAGAAAGAAGCCCAAGCAGATTTTGAGACATTTCATAAGCAACGTCCACCTGTTTCAAAATTCTATATGGAAGAACAGCTCTCAAAGGTATACACCCATAACATGTTCAAGAAGTTGCAAGATGAGATTGAAGCCATTATGTACTGCCATGTATCTTTGATGAATGGTGATGGGCCCATCTCCACATTTAATGTCAAGGAATGTATTTTCCTTGAAGATGGTAAAAGGACTATGAGCAAGATTTTTGCAGTTACTTATAACACAGAGGAAAAGGATATAACTTGTATATGTGGAGGTTTCCAATTTAGCGGCATATTATGTAGGCATAGTCTCTCCGTGCTCAAGTTTCAACAGGTTCGTGAAGTTCCTTCACAGTATGTTCTTGATAGGTGGAAAAAGGATTTTAGACAGTTACATGTGATGGGACGACTTTCAAGTGATGTTGTTCCCGACAATCGTGTGGATAGATATGACTATTTGTCGATGAGATGCCTGCAGCTTGTTGACTCTGCAGTCCTGTCAGATAAGTATCGCCTTGCTTTGAGGCTGGTGAGAGAGGTTGAGAAGTTCTTATTAAATAGCAATACACATGATGATACACAGCCAAGGATCAAGTCTCGCATTCCTAAAGTAAAACCAAATACAGTGACTGGTCAAAATTTGGTGAATGTCGTTACTGACAATGGGAATGGTGGGCCCAAAGGACCAGAG GCTTCTGCATCAGCGCAAGCATCACAAATCCAGAAG GGAGTAGCAGAAAAGGCTGTAGTTCCTGCTGGTTACATTGGTGTGCCAGCTAACGTCCAGCAATTCATGGGCAATCAAGCTGCAATGCGCCCAAGTATTGTTTACATGGTTCCG AGTGGCGTTGACCCTCAGGCATTTGGAAATGGTGTTTTGATGCCAGTGATGTACCAGCAGATGTTCCAG ATACCTCAGCAGCCAAACGGAGCCGCGCAAGACACATTAGCAAACGGTAAAAGGAAGCGACCCCGTGCCCAGAAGCCAACAGAGACATCTCATCAGTCAAATGGAACCTCAGGACCTGCAGCTGGCTAA
- the LOC119317065 gene encoding mitochondrial proton/calcium exchanger protein-like, producing the protein MASRAIIRRRKHLLDNVNTPILSSSFSTFQHGAFGFKAQPRIAQQFLEQSLGDSKSDKEKEPYSVNLTKGGLLGLGNGFPQRPAHVISPHGYGIGRSNEFALPFGARGLLQSVRRASTATAGQPKLDIEEEQSEDQKQNKKKKEASPEECDQAVEGLSTAKAKAKAKQVQESLKASRSIVQKFWARLLGIGPALRAIASMSRADWAVKLKHGKDEFISTLQHYWLGTKLLWADVRISSRLLVKLAGGKSLSRRERQQLTRTTADIFRLVPVAVFIVVPFMEFLLPVFLKLFPNMLPSTFQDKMKEEEALKRKLKARMEYAKFLQDTAKEMAKEVQTSRSGETKQTAEDLDDFLNKVRKGERVSNDEILNFAKLFNDELTLDNMSRPRLVNMCKYMGIRPFGTDHYLRFMLRKKLRDIKNDDKVIQAEGVESLSEEELRQACRERGHLGLLSTEEMRQQLRDWLDLSLNHAMPSSLLILSRAFIVSGRMKPEEAVVATLSSLPDEVVDTVGTVLPSEDSVSERRKKLEFLEMQEELIKEEEKKKEKEEKAKQKKEEKAKLKEPEADEQDLALNEMTEPTAREEEELREGKQRDKEQLCNISRALAVLASASSVRKERQEFLSLVNQEIGLYNSMIEKEGTDGEEAKRAYMAAREEADDADEVAAEEKVSSALIEKVDAMLQGLEKEIDDVDAQIGNRWQLLDRDHDGKVTPEEVAAAAAYLKDTIGKEGVQEFISNLSKDKEGKILVEDIVKLASQTDENNEDQEEESRQ; encoded by the exons ATGGCTTCAAGGGCGATCATTAGGAGAAGGAAGCATCTTTTGGATAATGTTAACACACCTATCCTGTCATCCTCCTTCTCTACCTTCCAGCATGGGGCATTTGGTTTCAAGGCTCAGCCAAGAATAGCGCAGCAATTTCTCGAGCAAAGCTTAGGGGACTCAAAATCTGACAAGGAGAAAGAGCCATATAGTGTGAATTTGACAAAGGGTGGTCTGCTAGGTCTTGGTAATGGGTTTCCGCAGCGACCAGCTCATGTGATTTCTCCTCATGGTTATGGAATTGGAAGAAGTAATGAATTTGCATTGCCTTTTGGAGCTAGAGGTTTGTTGCAGTCAGTCCGCAGAGCATCAACTGCAACTGCTGGGCAACCTAAGTTGGATATCGAAGAAGAACAGAGTGAGGATCAGAAgcagaataaaaagaaaaaggagGCATCCCCAGAAGAATGTGACCAGGCTGTGGAAGGCCTAAGCACAGCAAAAGCTAAAGCCAAAGCCAAGCAGGTGCAAGAATCTCTAAAGGCTAGCCGATCAATCGTACAAAAATTCTGGGCAAGGCTTCTGGGTATTGGCCCTGCTCtccgagctattgcttcaatgagtAG AGCTGACTGGGCTGTAAAGCTGAAGCATGGGAAGGATGAATTTATTTCTACACTGCAGCATTACTGGTTAGGAACAAAGCTACTTTGGGCAGATGTTAGGATTTCATCAAGATTGCTGGTGAAGCTTGCTGGTGGAAAGAGCCTGTCAAGGAGAGAGAGGCAACAACTCACCCGTACAACAGCTGATATCTTCAGGCTGGTACCTGTTGCTGTGTTTATCGTTGTTCCGTTCATGGAATTCTTATTGCCGGTGTTTCTCAAGTTGTTTCCAAACATGCTGCCATCCACTTTTCAAGACAAGATGAAAGAAGAG GAAGCGTTGAAAAGGAAACTGAAAGCAAGGATGGAGTATGCAAAGTTTCTGCAAGATACTGCAAAAGAAATGGCAAAGGAAGTCCAAACATCCCGTAGTGGAGAAACTAAACAGACCGCTGAAGATCTGGACGATTTTTTAAACAAG GTTAGGAAAGGTGAACGTGTATCCAATGATGAAATCTTGAACTTCGCGAAGCTGTTTAATGATGAACTGACTTTGGATAACATGAGCAG ACCACGCTTGGTAAATATGTGCAAATATATGGGTATTCGGCCTTTTGGTACGGACCATTACTTGAGGTTCATGCTTCGCAAAAAACTGCGCGA CATTAAGAATGATGATAAGGTGATTCAAGCTGAGGGGGTGGAGTCTCTTTCTGAAGAGGAGCTCCGGCAAGCCTGCCGTGAACGTGGCCACCTAGGCCTGCTGTCAACGGAAGAAATGCGTCAACAG CTACGAGACTGGTTGGACCTCTCACTCAACCATGCTATGCCATCGTCCCTTCTCATACTTTCAAG AGCTTTTATCGTATCTGGGAGAATGAAACCTGAGGAGGCTGTTGTAGCAACATTGTCTTCTCTACCAGATGAAGTTGTGGATACAGTTGGTACAGTATTGCCATCTGAAGATTCAGTTTCTGAGAGAAGGAAAAAACTGGAATTCCTTGAGATGCAGGAAGAACTTATCAAG gaggaagagaagaagaaagagaaagaagaaaaggcaaaacaaaagaaggaagagaaggCAAAGCTCAAAGAACCAGAGGCTGATGAACAAGATTTAGCTTTAAATGAAATGACCGAGCCTACTGCTAGGGAAGAAGAAGAACTGAGAGAAGGAAAACAGCGTGACAAGGAACAACTCTGTAATATCAGTCGAGCCTTGGCTGTGCTAGCATCTGCATCG TCTGTTAGAAAGGAGCGTCAAGAGTTCCTGAGCCTTGTCAACCAGGAG ATAGGACTGTATAACTCCATGATTGAAAAAGAAGGCACAGATGGTGAAGAAGCTAAGAGGGCATATATGGCTGCTAGAGAGGAGGCAGACGACGCTGATGAGGTCGCTGCAGAAGAAAAGGTCTCGTCAGCGTTGATTGAGAAG GTTGATGCTATGCTTCAGGGATTGGAAAAGGAGATAGATGATGTAGATGCACAAATCGGAAACCGCTGGCAACTGCTTGATAG GGATCATGATGGCAAGGTCACTCCTGAGGAGGTAGCGGCGGCTGCGGCTTATCTCAAGGATACCATTGGGAAGGAAGGTGTCCAAGAGTTCATCAGCAACCTTTCTAAAGACAAAG AAGGAAAGATccttgtggaagacatcgtgaagctGGCTTCTCAAACTGACGAGAACAatgaagaccaagaagaagaatcACGGCAGTAG